In Leptospira sp. WS58.C1, a single genomic region encodes these proteins:
- the ccoG gene encoding cytochrome c oxidase accessory protein CcoG, which produces MIISRPMQGKIRTARNYVQVLLVLLFFITPWIRWEGFQVIRLDIPDRKFFLFGHIFIPQEGYFLHLFLIASGLCLFFFTTLIGRVWCGWACPQTIYSDIFDWIGRKIQDSKYGKKDANFALVVLTHITWILVSFAASFAWISYFSDPYQMIGFLKNPNSNLPTWSLFLGFFTFAMYADIAFIREQFCKYACPYARFQTVMMDNHSVNITYDYSRGEPRRKGQTKIGDCTACNMCLVVCPTGIDIREGANPWCIACGKCSDACTKQMEKENKKTLIGYWSENQISQKGSPIRWIRPRTVVYALSLMFTISAIGILLSSRVPLYLSVIPDRNIQPMMVQNGVVRNFYEVQMQNLTPKDRTLKFEIESSDLQGERKILVGGTEEAVVELKGNSEERYRLFIELKIAEQDTKKRSHDIKLKVIDIQDFEYSKSKTIPFLLPVSITGWKIQNEERIVHGR; this is translated from the coding sequence ATGATCATTTCAAGACCTATGCAGGGAAAGATAAGAACTGCGAGAAATTACGTCCAGGTTCTTTTGGTTCTTCTCTTTTTTATAACTCCTTGGATCCGCTGGGAAGGATTTCAAGTTATCCGATTGGATATACCGGATAGAAAATTCTTTCTATTCGGTCATATTTTTATTCCACAAGAAGGTTACTTTCTCCATTTATTCCTGATCGCTTCGGGGCTTTGCCTTTTCTTTTTTACCACTCTGATCGGTCGGGTTTGGTGCGGATGGGCCTGTCCCCAAACCATCTATTCCGATATTTTCGATTGGATCGGAAGAAAGATACAAGATTCGAAATACGGAAAGAAAGACGCAAACTTTGCATTAGTAGTTTTAACTCATATCACTTGGATCTTAGTTAGTTTTGCAGCATCTTTCGCTTGGATCTCGTATTTTTCAGACCCATACCAAATGATCGGTTTTTTAAAAAATCCAAATTCAAACCTTCCCACCTGGTCTTTATTTTTGGGATTTTTTACTTTTGCAATGTATGCGGATATCGCATTTATACGGGAACAATTTTGTAAGTATGCCTGTCCGTATGCTCGTTTCCAAACGGTAATGATGGATAATCATTCTGTTAATATCACTTATGATTACTCCAGGGGAGAACCCAGAAGAAAGGGACAAACAAAGATCGGAGACTGCACAGCTTGTAATATGTGCCTCGTAGTTTGTCCCACTGGAATCGATATCCGGGAAGGAGCAAATCCTTGGTGTATCGCTTGCGGAAAATGTTCCGACGCCTGCACAAAACAAATGGAAAAGGAAAACAAGAAAACCTTGATCGGTTACTGGTCGGAAAATCAAATTTCCCAAAAAGGGTCCCCTATCCGCTGGATCCGACCCAGAACCGTTGTCTATGCACTTTCCTTAATGTTTACAATTTCGGCAATCGGGATCCTATTATCCAGCCGGGTCCCGCTCTATCTGTCGGTTATACCGGATAGAAATATTCAACCGATGATGGTCCAAAACGGCGTGGTAAGAAATTTTTACGAAGTACAAATGCAAAATCTGACTCCTAAGGATAGGACCTTAAAGTTTGAAATAGAAAGTTCGGATTTACAGGGAGAAAGAAAAATACTCGTCGGCGGTACGGAAGAAGCCGTCGTAGAATTGAAAGGTAACTCGGAAGAAAGATACAGACTGTTCATCGAACTCAAAATAGCCGAACAAGACACAAAAAAAAGAAGTCATGATATTAAATTGAAAGTAATAGATATTCAAGATTTCGAATATTCTAAATCGAAAACAATCCCGTTCTTGCTTCCGGTCTCAATTACCGGATGGAAAATACAAAATGAGGAGAGGATAGTCCATGGACGTTAG
- the ccoN gene encoding cytochrome-c oxidase, cbb3-type subunit I yields the protein MSSLEQKYNDKIVKGFLISGLVWGVASMLVGVWIAFQMVYPELNFGPYFTFGRLRPLHTNAAIFGFALSIIFATGYHTVQRLCRVRIWSDKLAYLHLFLYNLTIIAAAITLPLGLNQSKEYAELEWPLDLSIVIWFVIFLINYFATIFTREEKQLYSAIWFYIASWVTIPILFIVNNLSIPVSWIKSYSVYSGVYDANIQWWYGHNAVAFVLTTPFLGLMYYYLPKHIKQPIYSHRLSIIHFWSLIFLYIWAGPHHLLYSPLPDWLQTTGMVFSIMLWMPSWGGMLNGFLTLTQAKEKIKTDATLKMLLVGLTFYGMSTFEGPLLSIRAVSGLGHNTDWIIGHVHGGTLGWVGMMSFAVIYYLVPRLWNTNLFSERLANVHFWVATLGILLYIVSMWVSGISEGSMWRAIDETGALKFPNWVQITETLKPYRLFRGIGGGLYFIGLIIMIYNVVRTIMNSGSGFKEIDLRIGSKEEKVV from the coding sequence ATGAGTTCTTTAGAACAAAAATATAACGACAAGATCGTCAAAGGATTTTTGATATCGGGATTGGTTTGGGGTGTGGCTTCCATGCTTGTGGGAGTGTGGATCGCTTTCCAAATGGTATATCCTGAATTAAATTTCGGACCCTACTTCACTTTCGGCAGGTTGAGACCCTTACATACGAATGCGGCGATTTTCGGGTTCGCATTGAGTATTATATTCGCAACCGGTTACCACACTGTACAAAGGCTATGCAGAGTAAGGATTTGGAGCGATAAACTCGCATACTTACACTTATTCTTATATAATCTTACGATAATTGCGGCTGCGATCACTCTGCCTTTAGGTTTAAATCAATCTAAGGAATACGCGGAATTGGAATGGCCTTTGGACCTTTCAATCGTGATCTGGTTCGTGATCTTCCTGATCAATTACTTCGCTACGATCTTTACTCGCGAAGAAAAGCAACTGTACTCGGCGATCTGGTTCTATATCGCCTCCTGGGTTACCATCCCGATCCTATTCATCGTAAATAACCTTTCAATTCCGGTAAGTTGGATCAAATCCTATTCCGTATACTCCGGTGTGTACGACGCTAACATCCAATGGTGGTATGGACACAACGCAGTAGCGTTCGTTCTTACCACTCCATTTTTGGGATTGATGTACTATTATCTTCCCAAACACATCAAACAACCTATCTATAGCCACAGACTCTCCATTATTCACTTCTGGAGTTTGATCTTTCTGTATATTTGGGCTGGTCCTCACCATCTATTATATTCCCCTCTTCCTGACTGGTTACAAACCACAGGAATGGTATTTAGTATCATGTTATGGATGCCTTCCTGGGGAGGTATGTTAAACGGATTTTTAACACTCACTCAAGCCAAGGAGAAGATCAAAACGGATGCTACCTTAAAAATGCTCTTAGTTGGACTCACATTCTACGGTATGTCGACATTCGAAGGACCACTTCTTTCCATTAGAGCTGTCAGCGGTTTAGGCCATAACACGGATTGGATCATAGGACATGTTCACGGAGGGACCTTAGGCTGGGTAGGTATGATGTCTTTTGCAGTCATCTATTATTTAGTGCCTAGGTTATGGAATACCAACCTGTTCTCCGAAAGGCTGGCTAACGTTCACTTCTGGGTCGCTACACTCGGGATCTTATTGTATATCGTATCCATGTGGGTTTCCGGTATCAGCGAAGGATCCATGTGGAGAGCGATAGACGAAACAGGAGCCTTAAAATTCCCGAACTGGGTACAGATCACGGAAACCTTAAAACCGTATAGGTTATTCCGTGGAATCGGAGGAGGACTCTATTTCATCGGACTGATCATCATGATCTATAATGTGGTCCGCACTATCATGAACTCCGGCTCCGGATTCAAAGAAATCGATCTAAGGATCGGATCAAAAGAGGAGAAAGTTGTATGA
- the ccoO gene encoding cytochrome-c oxidase, cbb3-type subunit II codes for MNWFDKLLDWFSGFTDQWEKHGVKFTLYTTIAILIGGMFELIPPFFLTKTAEPIQNVKPYNALELAGRDVYQKEGCNNCHTQMIRPFKWEVDRFDPQHSYGKDGYSKAGEYVYDHPFLWGSKRTGPDLAHESQIQPSAEWHKTHLINPRDTAKGSIMPAYPWLFEESATIDASKIADHMRGLQKVGVPYTEEDILSAPNLLAGKTAGDALIAYLLKLGRDTAELSKSLQ; via the coding sequence ATGAATTGGTTCGACAAATTATTGGATTGGTTCTCCGGTTTCACCGATCAGTGGGAAAAACACGGAGTTAAGTTCACCCTATATACAACGATCGCTATCTTGATCGGAGGAATGTTCGAATTAATCCCGCCATTCTTTCTCACGAAGACGGCGGAACCTATCCAGAACGTAAAACCGTATAACGCGTTGGAATTAGCGGGAAGGGATGTTTATCAGAAGGAAGGATGTAATAACTGTCATACCCAGATGATACGTCCTTTCAAATGGGAAGTGGACCGTTTCGATCCTCAGCATTCCTACGGTAAGGACGGGTATTCCAAAGCGGGAGAATATGTTTACGATCATCCTTTCTTATGGGGATCCAAAAGAACAGGACCGGATCTGGCCCACGAGTCCCAAATACAACCTTCTGCGGAATGGCATAAGACACATTTGATTAACCCGAGAGATACGGCAAAAGGTTCCATTATGCCTGCCTATCCATGGTTATTCGAAGAGTCCGCAACCATTGATGCTTCTAAGATCGCTGACCATATGAGAGGTCTCCAGAAGGTCGGAGTTCCTTATACGGAAGAAGATATCTTATCCGCTCCTAATTTGTTAGCCGGAAAAACTGCCGGGGACGCTCTGATAGCATACCTGCTTAAATTAGGAAGAGATACCGCCGAATTGTCCAAAAGTTTACAGTGA
- a CDS encoding sulfite exporter TauE/SafE family protein, giving the protein MELTSAILFGSFLNGLTGSFHCLGMCGPLAGSLNLTVSPTDKKTNPVLLQILYNLGRLVSYSSIGLGFGFLGKVTNQSLSLLLPAQEFAAWFGAFFILLFGVSILFQKDWTQNRFFSKIFSKVGSKLLKFKENKSPVSRLTIGFMFGMLTGFLPCGILYPAFVMAFATGSPVFGALSMFFFFLGTFPLLFGFGLGFRMILAKFGKDKLKLAGFAIILLSISLILFRMNHTHHHSEPGEKIEEGSHHHHH; this is encoded by the coding sequence ATGGAACTTACTTCTGCGATCTTATTCGGATCTTTTTTAAACGGCCTAACCGGTTCTTTCCATTGTTTAGGAATGTGTGGCCCCCTAGCGGGAAGCCTAAACCTGACAGTATCGCCGACCGACAAAAAAACAAATCCGGTCCTATTACAAATTTTGTATAATCTGGGAAGATTAGTTTCTTATTCTTCGATAGGGTTGGGTTTCGGTTTTTTAGGAAAGGTTACAAACCAAAGTTTATCCTTATTACTTCCTGCTCAAGAATTTGCAGCGTGGTTCGGAGCGTTTTTTATTCTACTTTTCGGAGTATCCATTTTATTCCAAAAAGATTGGACACAAAATCGATTTTTCTCTAAAATTTTTTCCAAAGTAGGTTCTAAACTTTTAAAATTCAAAGAGAATAAAAGCCCGGTTTCCAGGCTCACTATCGGATTTATGTTCGGAATGTTGACCGGATTTTTACCCTGCGGCATCTTATATCCCGCATTCGTGATGGCATTTGCGACAGGTTCGCCCGTATTCGGAGCGTTAAGTATGTTCTTCTTTTTTTTAGGGACCTTTCCCCTACTTTTCGGATTCGGTTTAGGATTTAGAATGATCTTAGCAAAATTCGGAAAAGATAAACTTAAACTAGCAGGTTTTGCGATCATTCTCCTTTCTATCTCTCTGATATTATTCAGAATGAATCATACACATCATCATTCCGAACCGGGAGAAAAAATAGAAGAAGGTAGCCATCACCACCATCATTAG
- a CDS encoding heavy metal translocating P-type ATPase: MKVLEKKTLCFHCNTEIDGVSIRRTEQGIEREYCCNGCAEISHLLLENGLDQFYQIRGTQSLEPVDTEVLKISPEELDNETVYSEYLEKKNGPDSNVYITVTNLHCSACVWLIETVLTKTEGVHDARINFGTGRLKVGFDLSKLTLGKIIKTIESLGYKARLYSPLKAESKVEKPFQELSIRMIVAGFCWGNIMLFSASLYAGYFEGMELNIKNLFHYISWIFATPVYFYSGYPFWKGAYESWKRKLLGMDTLLFAGVSLAYFYSIYVTISGRGEVYFDSVCTIYFFILLGKYFEAMIRYKAGAKIGELLSLLPEEYEVSKKGIWSKHSASTIEKGDLVRLSLGSKAPVDGILESEIAFFDESVLTGESKPIRKSKGAEIKAGSVSLSTDIKFQAKGNTNESSLAQIGRILEDSLLTKPKIQRSTDKLAAIFIKVVLFVAIGTFIYWFKFYSTEEAILNTISVLIVACPCALGLSVPAALVISHLLQSKEGVLVKNPESVEILAKANRIFFDKTGTLTTGKLELNAEKYFTIDEKPSKFREIAIRLESHSSHPIAKSIIETFSSDSPHFLEELSANESSGNISGWSSYKEIPGEGMEAKFRETTYRIGKKNFVWENKPENDGWIHLSENGIPLVAWEFRDKARPEAKGSIQELKSFFSNMEILSGDIPAKVETLSKELGIQNYKANLTPIQKKERILEAQSSGEVVLMVGDGVNDSACIAQADLGISMGMGSDLSLDKSDIILVKDRLDSLPKSVLIARKTRRVILQNICLSLVYNSIMIPLAAGGLMLPVICAGFMTLSSLTVVLNSISLKHRVFT; encoded by the coding sequence TTGAAAGTATTAGAAAAAAAAACATTATGTTTTCATTGTAATACGGAGATCGACGGAGTATCCATACGTAGGACCGAACAGGGAATAGAAAGGGAATATTGCTGCAATGGATGTGCAGAGATCTCCCATTTATTATTAGAGAACGGACTGGACCAATTTTATCAGATCAGGGGGACCCAGTCCTTAGAACCTGTTGATACGGAAGTTCTTAAAATTTCTCCGGAAGAATTGGATAATGAAACCGTATATTCGGAATATTTAGAAAAGAAGAATGGCCCGGATTCAAACGTATACATAACTGTTACTAACCTACATTGCTCGGCATGTGTATGGCTCATTGAAACCGTTCTGACTAAAACAGAAGGAGTCCATGACGCAAGGATCAATTTCGGGACGGGAAGGCTCAAAGTAGGATTCGATCTCTCAAAGCTAACACTCGGAAAAATTATCAAAACCATCGAAAGTTTGGGATACAAGGCCCGATTATACTCTCCCTTAAAAGCGGAATCCAAAGTAGAGAAACCCTTCCAAGAGCTTAGTATCCGGATGATAGTCGCCGGTTTTTGTTGGGGAAATATCATGTTATTCTCCGCAAGTCTATACGCAGGCTATTTCGAAGGGATGGAATTAAATATTAAAAATTTATTTCATTATATTTCCTGGATATTTGCGACTCCCGTTTATTTTTATTCCGGCTACCCTTTCTGGAAAGGAGCATACGAATCCTGGAAACGAAAACTTCTCGGAATGGATACGTTATTATTTGCAGGAGTCAGTCTCGCCTACTTCTACAGTATTTATGTAACGATTTCCGGCAGAGGAGAAGTTTACTTCGACTCCGTTTGTACCATCTACTTTTTTATTCTACTCGGAAAATATTTCGAGGCGATGATACGTTATAAAGCGGGAGCAAAAATAGGAGAATTACTCTCCCTTCTTCCGGAAGAATACGAGGTATCTAAAAAAGGGATCTGGTCCAAACATTCCGCCTCCACCATTGAAAAAGGGGACTTAGTCAGATTGTCTTTAGGAAGTAAGGCCCCTGTGGACGGGATTTTGGAATCCGAAATAGCATTTTTCGACGAATCCGTTTTAACGGGAGAAAGTAAACCGATCCGAAAATCTAAAGGAGCCGAGATCAAGGCCGGTTCTGTTTCGCTTTCCACTGATATAAAATTCCAAGCAAAAGGAAACACAAACGAAAGTTCTCTCGCGCAGATCGGTAGAATATTAGAAGATTCTTTATTAACGAAGCCGAAAATCCAAAGAAGTACGGATAAGCTGGCCGCGATTTTCATAAAGGTGGTATTATTCGTCGCGATCGGGACCTTTATTTATTGGTTTAAATTTTATTCCACGGAAGAAGCAATCCTAAATACGATCAGCGTCTTGATCGTAGCCTGTCCTTGTGCCTTAGGTTTAAGTGTCCCGGCCGCACTCGTGATCAGTCATTTACTCCAATCCAAGGAAGGTGTACTCGTCAAAAATCCTGAGTCAGTGGAAATTTTAGCAAAAGCAAATCGGATCTTCTTCGATAAAACCGGAACGCTTACCACAGGCAAACTGGAATTAAACGCGGAAAAGTATTTCACTATAGATGAAAAGCCGTCCAAATTCAGGGAGATCGCAATCCGACTAGAATCCCATTCTTCTCATCCAATCGCTAAATCCATCATAGAAACATTTTCTTCGGACTCACCTCATTTTTTAGAGGAACTATCCGCAAACGAATCCTCCGGGAATATTTCGGGTTGGAGCTCCTACAAAGAAATTCCAGGAGAAGGAATGGAGGCCAAATTCCGAGAAACAACATATAGGATCGGTAAAAAGAACTTCGTATGGGAAAATAAACCCGAAAACGACGGATGGATCCATCTTTCCGAAAATGGTATTCCATTGGTCGCCTGGGAATTCAGGGATAAAGCCAGACCGGAAGCAAAAGGTTCCATACAGGAACTAAAATCATTTTTTTCTAATATGGAAATATTGTCCGGAGATATTCCGGCGAAGGTGGAAACACTTTCCAAGGAACTCGGGATCCAAAATTATAAAGCCAATCTAACGCCCATCCAAAAGAAAGAAAGGATCTTAGAGGCACAATCTTCGGGAGAAGTGGTCCTTATGGTGGGGGATGGGGTCAATGATTCCGCATGTATAGCTCAGGCAGACCTGGGGATCTCAATGGGGATGGGTTCCGATCTTTCCTTGGATAAATCGGATATTATACTCGTAAAAGACAGATTGGATTCCCTTCCTAAATCCGTTCTGATCGCCAGAAAAACAAGAAGAGTAATTCTTCAAAACATCTGTCTTTCATTAGTTTATAATTCCATAATGATCCCTTTAGCGGCAGGCGGGTTAATGCTCCCTGTGATCTGTGCGGGCTTTATGACATTGAGTTCTTTAACTGTCGTATTAAATTCCATTTCTTTAAAACATAGGGTATTTACATGA
- a CDS encoding dienelactone hydrolase, with translation MNPHTVYILYLKFYKMVLYDIQNILNFKVNRIHLKGELFIPSQAEFLAILILDEKDDKFADRFSKMRISLNEWGVATFFLKGLLTREEREIHANRSDIALLSDRLLEITKQIKNIKGADSLKISYIGSSSISDRIFRAAQSSESPVESLVLIGNGLQEYNGKLLNASILNILGELDFTGRIVNRSVLSKIETSVKRMYFVPGSPSHFEDSAKWIMVSEAILRWYRFPEKRSKEFSHL, from the coding sequence TTGAATCCTCATACCGTTTATATTCTCTACTTAAAGTTTTATAAAATGGTCCTGTATGATATCCAGAACATTCTAAACTTCAAAGTAAATCGGATCCACCTTAAAGGAGAACTTTTTATCCCGAGCCAGGCTGAGTTTTTGGCTATCTTGATCTTAGATGAGAAGGATGATAAATTCGCGGATCGATTTTCTAAGATGAGGATTTCACTGAATGAATGGGGAGTGGCCACTTTTTTTCTGAAAGGCCTTTTGACCCGGGAGGAAAGAGAGATCCACGCAAATCGTTCCGATATTGCTCTTCTGTCGGATCGACTTTTAGAGATCACCAAACAGATCAAAAATATCAAGGGCGCTGATTCTTTAAAAATTTCTTATATAGGATCTTCCTCGATATCGGATAGAATATTCCGGGCTGCACAAAGTTCGGAATCGCCGGTCGAAAGTTTGGTATTAATCGGGAACGGTCTTCAGGAATATAATGGAAAGTTGTTAAACGCTTCCATCTTGAATATTTTAGGTGAGCTTGATTTTACGGGCAGAATAGTGAACCGTTCCGTTCTTTCCAAGATAGAAACTTCTGTTAAAAGAATGTATTTTGTACCAGGTTCTCCGAGTCATTTCGAGGACAGTGCCAAATGGATTATGGTTTCGGAAGCGATACTAAGATGGTATCGCTTCCCGGAAAAAAGGTCCAAGGAATTCTCCCATTTATAA
- a CDS encoding FixH family protein: MDVSLKRAFWAIKIAFLALFVATFYTVKLALAGHTPTIDSNYYEKGLKYEQSILSQRKMVENGYGFHGEWIQNPNLFRSGKQEIQLEFKQGVHKIKGAQIQVQLDKTATEKFNENITLKETSPGKYQGALTIPFPGEWRISISAKIPEGTLEKSVSVKVAD, encoded by the coding sequence ATGGACGTTAGTTTAAAAAGAGCCTTTTGGGCGATCAAGATCGCATTCCTAGCATTATTTGTTGCTACTTTCTACACGGTAAAATTAGCTTTAGCTGGGCACACTCCGACTATCGACTCTAATTATTACGAAAAAGGGCTGAAATACGAACAGTCTATCCTCTCTCAAAGGAAAATGGTAGAAAACGGATACGGCTTCCATGGGGAATGGATCCAAAATCCGAATCTTTTCCGATCAGGAAAGCAAGAAATCCAGTTAGAGTTCAAACAAGGTGTCCATAAGATCAAAGGGGCTCAAATCCAAGTACAATTGGATAAAACAGCGACCGAAAAATTCAACGAGAACATCACCTTAAAGGAAACTAGTCCCGGAAAATATCAGGGCGCACTTACAATTCCTTTCCCTGGAGAATGGAGAATTTCAATCTCCGCTAAGATCCCGGAAGGTACTCTGGAAAAGAGCGTATCCGTTAAGGTAGCCGATTGA
- a CDS encoding cbb3-type cytochrome c oxidase subunit 3, with translation MDLDTLQIYKSLRLPILVLSIFTIILYVYRSSRKERMEKPKFRMLEED, from the coding sequence GTGGACCTAGATACATTACAAATTTATAAATCATTAAGACTCCCTATTCTGGTACTTTCTATATTTACGATTATACTGTACGTTTATAGAAGTTCCAGAAAGGAAAGAATGGAAAAACCTAAATTCAGAATGCTGGAGGAGGATTAA
- a CDS encoding Crp/Fnr family transcriptional regulator: MTSAVKIATETNRVLPREIFPKENLLHHHEVNFTRKKISKNEILFSQGEQANGFYIVETGSIRSYRTSWSGEKQHTFKIYHPGNWVGIRDAAIGGNFLHHAVALVESTVLFVEEEELRRLLNSDSEFQNSVFRQVTIEAVESENKIYSLGTRQVHAKLSEFLLQLSESQDSDEDLPFTREIMASMIGVTTETLVRALADFKSRGWVEIDKRKIVIKNEEALLRLLD; encoded by the coding sequence ATGACCAGCGCAGTAAAAATCGCAACCGAGACAAACCGAGTTTTACCAAGGGAAATTTTTCCAAAAGAAAACCTTCTCCATCACCATGAAGTTAATTTCACTCGTAAGAAGATTTCCAAAAACGAGATCTTATTCTCTCAAGGAGAGCAGGCTAACGGGTTTTATATAGTCGAGACCGGCTCCATCCGATCCTATAGAACTTCCTGGTCGGGGGAAAAACAGCATACATTCAAAATTTATCATCCTGGAAATTGGGTCGGGATCAGAGACGCCGCCATCGGAGGAAATTTCCTGCACCATGCTGTGGCGCTCGTGGAATCCACGGTTCTATTTGTGGAAGAAGAGGAACTTCGCAGACTTTTAAATTCCGATTCAGAATTCCAAAATTCAGTGTTCAGACAGGTAACAATCGAAGCTGTCGAGTCGGAGAATAAGATCTATTCTTTGGGAACTCGTCAAGTTCACGCAAAACTTTCAGAATTTCTGTTACAATTATCAGAATCACAAGACTCGGACGAAGATCTTCCTTTCACTCGTGAGATCATGGCATCTATGATCGGCGTGACTACTGAAACTTTGGTCCGGGCCTTGGCTGATTTTAAGAGCAGAGGTTGGGTGGAAATAGACAAAAGAAAAATAGTGATTAAAAATGAAGAGGCTCTCCTTCGTTTGTTGGATTGA
- a CDS encoding cbb3-type cytochrome c oxidase N-terminal domain-containing protein — protein MSDPNKEFDGIRQADNPLPEWWKWVFLGCILFAGVYAVYFHVFSDWGTSAYYASQIQEYEKEFPNRNVAVESKDGSNPLRGNQDAINAGQKTFQTYCVACHGPTGEGLVGPNLMDKEWLHGSTDLELYETVMKGISIERAKLGRGPMPAHENSLGSEKVYQVLAWLASRNPELKSSK, from the coding sequence ATGAGTGATCCAAACAAAGAATTCGACGGGATCAGACAGGCTGATAATCCTCTTCCGGAATGGTGGAAATGGGTATTCTTAGGATGTATCCTATTTGCCGGAGTTTATGCGGTTTACTTCCATGTTTTTTCGGATTGGGGAACAAGCGCCTATTACGCCTCTCAGATCCAAGAATACGAAAAGGAATTTCCAAATCGTAACGTTGCGGTAGAATCCAAAGACGGATCCAATCCATTAAGAGGAAATCAAGACGCGATCAATGCAGGACAAAAAACGTTCCAGACATACTGTGTCGCTTGCCATGGACCGACTGGAGAAGGTCTAGTCGGCCCAAATCTAATGGATAAAGAATGGCTGCACGGCAGCACGGATCTAGAACTTTATGAAACTGTTATGAAGGGGATTTCCATCGAAAGAGCCAAACTAGGCAGGGGGCCAATGCCCGCACATGAAAACTCCTTAGGTTCCGAGAAAGTTTATCAAGTGCTTGCTTGGTTAGCTTCTCGAAATCCGGAGCTAAAATCTTCCAAATAA
- the ccoS gene encoding cbb3-type cytochrome oxidase assembly protein CcoS — protein MNALYLTIPIALVISFGAFYVFLLNFRSGQYEDIEGPKYRMLFEEDKQEKSN, from the coding sequence ATGAACGCTTTGTATCTGACAATTCCGATCGCACTCGTGATCTCTTTCGGAGCATTTTACGTATTTTTACTCAATTTTAGGTCCGGTCAATATGAAGATATCGAAGGTCCTAAATACAGGATGTTATTTGAAGAAGATAAACAGGAAAAATCGAATTAG